One Parasphingorhabdus cellanae genomic region harbors:
- a CDS encoding ABC transporter ATP-binding protein, protein MGNTTSSKILQLQQPAIWMLARRRFTKSMLLEVENLHYTINENPLFSRFNLAIEEGNHHLLVGPSGSGKTTLINLTCGLLSPEKGAIRVAGHDMAAVSESGRDKIRREHIGIVFQTLRLVSALDLSANLLLAQRLSRGTTDAPLIASLLERLGIAHRAKAKPHQMSQGEAQRAAIARALVTRPRLLIADEPTSALDESNAQQVADLLLECAADYGVTLLIATHDDRLKPLFPNQIALTDHMLKAA, encoded by the coding sequence ATGGGCAATACGACGAGCAGCAAAATCTTACAACTGCAGCAACCAGCGATCTGGATGTTGGCAAGGCGACGTTTCACTAAATCCATGTTGCTGGAAGTCGAGAATCTTCATTATACTATTAACGAAAACCCGCTGTTTTCCCGCTTTAATCTTGCGATAGAGGAGGGAAATCATCATCTCCTGGTCGGTCCGTCAGGTTCGGGAAAAACAACCCTCATTAACCTGACCTGCGGGCTTTTGTCACCGGAAAAAGGCGCGATCAGAGTAGCAGGCCATGATATGGCAGCCGTCTCCGAAAGCGGCCGCGATAAAATCCGGCGCGAACATATCGGGATCGTCTTCCAGACTTTACGGTTGGTTTCAGCCCTGGATTTGTCGGCCAATCTTTTGCTGGCCCAGCGATTGTCACGCGGGACCACAGATGCACCTTTAATCGCTTCCCTGTTGGAGCGGCTCGGCATCGCGCATCGCGCCAAAGCGAAGCCTCATCAGATGAGTCAGGGTGAGGCACAGCGGGCGGCCATCGCCAGGGCGCTGGTTACTCGGCCGCGGCTGCTCATTGCCGATGAACCAACCTCTGCGCTTGACGAAAGCAACGCCCAGCAGGTCGCCGATCTCTTACTGGAATGTGCCGCGGACTATGGTGTCACATTGTTGATCGCCACCCATGACGACCGGCTCAAACCTCTGTTTCCCAACCAAATTGCGCTGACTGACCACATGTTGAAAGCGGCCTGA
- a CDS encoding TonB-dependent receptor, with protein MIRNAILTSVALCVPAIASAQDISDSDTDNIIVVTGERTERTLQETASSVSVTTQADLDAFAGPDTLERIFNQTANVTTSGNGNQGPTIRGANTSGILTSLESFFGGSQPRTTIQVDGRQLTFNEFVYSGESAWDIERVEIFRGPQTTTQGRNAIAGAIFIETAKPNHDEFEGKLRAIVGNFDTYQASAVVSGPIADGQLAFRLSADYREQESFVRPLGVTADLGRNLRRIETLNLRGKLSIKPEALPGFDGLITVTHADTSRPQTEGIDAPFEDLQRFNPGFSIFETNSDAITVALNYAVSDNFGLSNTTSYSDVSVQRLVAPGQGNADIQSDELTNELLARFGNEGSAITGLAGFYISRFESEETLDLSGFGIGIGDFNDERDSLGIFAEANIALSPDLYANIGGRWQRDSQTRLGGFAGVIPIDFDESFDAFLPKFELAFDVSDEVRIGLIAERGFNAGGFTFNFETFSAETFEQETLWNYEAFFRAQLLDQRLTLNGNIFYSDIDDLQIATLVELGPDFFANIFSNAPEARSIGAELEARFAVNDRWTLQTGIGITDTKFQSDSNAGALIDGNEFQRTPGLTAVGGIIWEPAPGFTLSGFGRYSDGYFSDDANLAANNVDSYFVADFQASYEYEGLRLFLDLTNAFDAFYELSVFDSGTLANVGEPRKVSVGLEFAF; from the coding sequence GTGATCCGCAACGCAATTTTGACATCAGTGGCGCTTTGCGTTCCTGCAATAGCATCAGCACAAGATATTTCCGACAGTGATACCGATAATATCATCGTGGTTACAGGAGAGCGCACGGAACGAACGCTGCAAGAAACAGCTTCCTCAGTCAGCGTCACAACCCAAGCGGATCTCGATGCATTTGCCGGACCGGATACACTGGAGCGCATTTTCAATCAGACTGCGAATGTGACAACTTCAGGCAACGGCAATCAAGGCCCGACTATTCGGGGCGCCAATACCAGCGGTATCCTCACCAGCCTCGAAAGCTTTTTCGGCGGTTCGCAGCCACGCACAACCATTCAGGTCGATGGACGGCAATTAACGTTTAACGAGTTTGTCTATTCCGGCGAATCTGCCTGGGATATTGAACGGGTCGAGATTTTTCGCGGGCCGCAGACCACAACACAAGGCCGCAACGCTATTGCGGGTGCGATCTTTATCGAAACCGCCAAGCCCAATCATGACGAATTTGAAGGTAAACTACGCGCTATTGTCGGCAATTTCGATACTTACCAAGCATCCGCTGTTGTCAGCGGTCCGATTGCCGATGGCCAGCTGGCTTTTCGCTTATCGGCCGATTACCGGGAACAAGAGAGCTTCGTTCGGCCGCTGGGCGTCACGGCTGATCTGGGCCGTAATTTACGGCGGATCGAAACGCTGAACTTGCGAGGCAAACTGAGCATCAAGCCAGAGGCTTTGCCAGGATTTGACGGCCTGATTACCGTGACTCACGCTGATACATCCCGCCCTCAAACAGAAGGTATCGATGCACCATTCGAGGATTTGCAACGGTTTAATCCCGGGTTTTCGATTTTTGAAACAAATTCTGACGCTATCACGGTGGCTTTGAATTACGCCGTAAGTGATAATTTTGGCCTGAGCAATACAACCAGCTATTCTGACGTCAGCGTGCAACGGTTGGTCGCACCTGGTCAAGGCAATGCAGACATTCAATCGGATGAACTGACCAACGAATTGCTCGCCCGTTTCGGCAACGAGGGCTCAGCCATCACCGGGCTAGCGGGCTTTTATATATCGCGTTTCGAAAGCGAAGAGACGCTCGACCTGAGCGGCTTTGGAATAGGTATCGGCGATTTCAACGACGAGCGCGACAGTTTGGGTATTTTTGCCGAAGCGAATATCGCTTTGTCTCCCGACCTTTACGCCAATATTGGCGGCCGCTGGCAGCGCGATAGCCAGACCAGACTGGGCGGCTTTGCCGGGGTGATTCCGATAGACTTTGACGAGAGTTTTGACGCGTTCCTGCCGAAGTTTGAGCTGGCTTTTGATGTTTCGGATGAGGTCCGTATCGGCCTGATTGCCGAGCGGGGTTTCAATGCGGGCGGCTTTACCTTTAACTTCGAAACTTTTTCTGCCGAAACGTTCGAGCAGGAGACGTTGTGGAATTACGAAGCATTTTTCCGGGCGCAACTGCTTGATCAACGTCTGACCCTGAATGGCAATATTTTCTATAGCGATATTGATGATCTTCAAATCGCGACGCTGGTTGAACTTGGCCCTGATTTCTTTGCCAATATATTCAGCAATGCCCCTGAAGCCCGCTCTATCGGCGCGGAACTGGAAGCACGTTTTGCGGTTAATGACCGATGGACTCTGCAAACCGGGATCGGGATTACGGACACAAAATTCCAAAGCGATTCCAACGCCGGCGCCTTGATTGACGGCAACGAGTTTCAGCGGACCCCAGGATTAACTGCCGTCGGAGGCATTATTTGGGAACCCGCGCCGGGCTTTACCCTCAGCGGCTTTGGCCGGTATAGCGATGGCTATTTCAGTGATGATGCCAATCTCGCTGCCAATAATGTCGATAGTTATTTTGTCGCCGATTTCCAGGCGAGTTATGAATATGAAGGCCTACGATTATTCCTCGATCTAACCAATGCGTTTGATGCCTTTTACGAGCTGTCCGTTTTTGATAGCGGTACCCTCGCCAATGTTGGGGAACCGCGCAAAGTCAGTGTCGGCCTTGAATTCGCATTTTGA
- a CDS encoding ABC transporter permease, whose amino-acid sequence MFGLALAYLRDRSLTTGLNILLLGISVAMLVLLVQFGNQLSSRLDRDAQGIDLVVGAKGSPLQLILSSIFHIDQPTGNIPLDSLDRLRGDPAVKVAIPLALGDNFDGYRIVGTDASYATFYGGEIAQGQMFEKPMDAVMGAAVAKTTGAQLGQQFIGSHGLETDEGDGQGHDHAPFETVGILAPTGTVVDRLILTSVESVWDVHGIEHDHGHDHSDQPKAVHDHGHNHGADDAAPSGAGQLQPELTAILVSYRNAAGAIRIPAMINRQTEMQAATPAVETARLLALFGAGIEGARIFAWILAATGGLAIFIALLNMARAREGDLALLRVMGASKPQVFGTILLEGLITAAAGATLGLAAAHGALFVAGRSFQTLSDLGLSATQFLPAELGIVAAVLFIGIIAALVPAARVFRINLANTLARTS is encoded by the coding sequence ATGTTTGGACTTGCTCTTGCCTATTTGCGCGACCGCAGTCTTACCACCGGGCTCAACATCCTGTTGCTCGGCATTTCGGTGGCGATGCTGGTACTGCTGGTGCAATTTGGCAACCAGCTTTCCAGCCGGCTGGACCGTGATGCGCAAGGTATTGATCTGGTCGTGGGTGCAAAGGGGTCGCCGCTGCAACTCATCCTCTCAAGCATTTTTCATATTGACCAGCCGACCGGCAATATCCCGCTCGACAGTCTTGATAGGCTGCGTGGCGACCCGGCGGTCAAAGTGGCCATTCCGCTGGCACTGGGCGATAATTTCGATGGTTACCGGATCGTCGGAACGGATGCATCCTATGCGACATTTTATGGCGGCGAAATCGCACAAGGCCAGATGTTCGAAAAACCAATGGATGCGGTTATGGGTGCCGCAGTAGCGAAAACAACCGGCGCGCAGCTTGGGCAGCAGTTTATCGGCAGCCATGGCTTGGAAACAGACGAAGGGGATGGGCAAGGGCACGATCATGCACCCTTTGAAACCGTTGGTATCTTGGCTCCGACAGGCACGGTTGTCGACCGCCTTATCCTGACTTCGGTTGAGAGTGTCTGGGATGTTCATGGCATAGAGCATGACCATGGTCACGATCATAGCGATCAGCCGAAAGCTGTGCATGATCATGGTCATAATCATGGTGCGGATGATGCGGCGCCGTCCGGGGCCGGGCAATTGCAGCCGGAATTGACCGCCATATTGGTCAGCTATCGTAATGCTGCAGGGGCCATCCGCATTCCCGCCATGATCAACCGTCAGACCGAGATGCAGGCCGCAACGCCAGCGGTGGAGACGGCACGCTTGCTCGCCCTGTTTGGTGCTGGGATAGAAGGCGCTCGTATTTTCGCGTGGATACTGGCTGCCACGGGCGGTCTCGCGATCTTCATTGCACTGCTCAACATGGCCCGTGCGCGGGAGGGCGATCTGGCGCTGTTGCGGGTGATGGGAGCCAGTAAGCCACAGGTCTTCGGCACTATATTGCTGGAAGGCTTGATAACAGCGGCAGCTGGAGCAACCCTCGGGCTCGCCGCTGCCCATGGAGCCCTTTTTGTCGCTGGCCGCAGTTTTCAAACGCTTAGTGATCTGGGGCTGAGCGCAACACAGTTTCTTCCGGCAGAACTCGGCATCGTCGCTGCTGTGCTGTTCATCGGTATCATCGCAGCGCTTGTTCCGGCGGCCCGCGTTTTCCGCATCAATCTGGCGAACACCCTCGCCCGAACATCATGA
- a CDS encoding PepSY-associated TM helix domain-containing protein — translation MAQRSSLRKINATLHAWVGALCAIFIILVTISGMAIAFSGPLMHLETGAFPKIEAISTAADPDLAAMVAAARTEAGETFLPLGYLGPHAEIATDIPMIYGMSAPPDAGGEVQIVSINPGTNEAITNFYLDRTWTHLLIDFHYELLAGDIGEVIVAVLGLILSILAFVGIYLWWPVRRGFWMKAKRFSLKGNWNSKSFSLHSFFGFWCALLIVIWGLTGTYWSKPDWGPAIIKPQTDILPEAVVERMENATCDGTVSIGQATGLALATYPGTRILEAEFAAPWQPYHILYLSKLDDLDKRDGDRRVWVSSSCANMVHKEQVLGLGKLGAINNAIHSGDTFGAMRQPVILIVGLTLLLLSITGLIVWFKRYFRGNPG, via the coding sequence ATGGCACAGCGCTCGTCCCTTCGAAAAATCAACGCGACCTTACATGCCTGGGTAGGCGCGCTTTGCGCGATCTTCATCATTTTAGTGACGATCTCTGGCATGGCTATCGCGTTCTCCGGTCCGCTGATGCACTTAGAGACTGGCGCGTTTCCGAAGATAGAAGCCATCAGCACCGCGGCCGATCCCGATCTTGCGGCAATGGTTGCTGCGGCGCGGACCGAAGCGGGCGAGACGTTTTTACCGTTAGGCTATCTCGGACCCCATGCGGAAATCGCCACCGACATACCAATGATCTACGGCATGTCCGCACCGCCTGATGCCGGCGGCGAAGTGCAAATCGTCAGCATCAACCCTGGAACCAACGAAGCCATTACCAACTTCTATCTTGACCGGACATGGACGCATTTGCTGATCGACTTTCACTATGAACTGCTGGCGGGCGATATCGGCGAAGTGATTGTCGCCGTTTTAGGATTGATCCTGTCGATCTTGGCTTTCGTTGGTATTTATCTCTGGTGGCCGGTTCGCAGAGGTTTTTGGATGAAGGCCAAGCGGTTTAGTCTGAAAGGAAACTGGAATAGCAAATCATTCAGTCTACACAGTTTCTTTGGCTTCTGGTGCGCTTTGTTGATTGTTATCTGGGGGCTGACCGGGACCTATTGGTCCAAGCCGGATTGGGGGCCGGCGATTATCAAACCTCAAACCGATATTTTGCCGGAAGCAGTCGTCGAGAGAATGGAAAATGCAACTTGTGATGGAACTGTTTCCATTGGTCAGGCGACGGGTCTAGCACTAGCGACATATCCCGGCACTCGCATTCTGGAAGCGGAATTTGCTGCACCCTGGCAACCTTATCACATCCTTTATCTATCAAAGCTCGATGATTTGGATAAACGCGATGGTGACCGCAGGGTCTGGGTTTCCTCCTCCTGCGCGAATATGGTCCATAAAGAACAAGTCTTGGGATTGGGCAAACTTGGTGCGATCAACAATGCCATTCATTCCGGCGATACATTCGGCGCAATGCGGCAGCCGGTCATTTTGATCGTCGGCTTAACGCTCTTATTACTCTCAATCACTGGATTGATCGTGTGGTTCAAGCGATATTTCCGAGGCAATCCCGGTTGA
- a CDS encoding MerC domain-containing protein: MSPQYANRLESLALLLSGLCLFHCLGLPLLLIAIPALAAVLTVPESVHFYLVITALPLSVIVLVLGRRQHKSFIPLAMGIIGLLFMTAALTEQYRSDEITLTVIGATILALAHIINWKRRSRCAVGSGIWK, encoded by the coding sequence GTGTCTCCACAATACGCCAACCGACTGGAAAGTTTGGCGCTGCTCCTGTCAGGGCTTTGTCTTTTCCATTGCCTGGGCCTTCCGCTGCTGCTGATCGCTATTCCTGCCTTAGCTGCTGTCTTGACTGTACCAGAATCGGTTCATTTCTATCTTGTGATCACAGCCTTGCCCTTAAGCGTGATAGTCCTTGTACTGGGTAGGCGCCAACATAAGTCATTCATACCATTGGCAATGGGCATTATTGGATTGCTATTTATGACTGCTGCTCTGACCGAGCAATATCGTAGCGATGAAATCACTCTGACCGTTATCGGCGCTACAATTCTTGCTCTGGCCCATATTATCAACTGGAAGCGCCGTTCGCGATGTGCCGTCGGTAGCGGTATTTGGAAGTGA
- a CDS encoding DUF1826 domain-containing protein produces MSVDAKERSIAFTARNPKALRAIRVEGVGIAIWERSAPPGLSDLKLDGIVDVRFTADIDELPAMLDSALDDAGHEKSVARDILHNDILVLANRFAQIMQNEFVEIRLECVTTNACKKFHTDYVTARLITTYLGQGTQWLDSEDTADSDCGDLHNIQQMQAGDVALFKGRLWSRDKAGIHRSPPIEGTGEERLLLVINPARLKNAI; encoded by the coding sequence ATGAGCGTGGATGCGAAAGAGCGGTCGATCGCATTCACTGCAAGAAATCCAAAAGCTCTGCGTGCGATTCGAGTTGAGGGCGTAGGAATTGCCATTTGGGAACGTTCAGCACCACCGGGCCTGTCGGACCTTAAACTGGATGGAATAGTTGATGTCCGTTTTACGGCAGATATCGATGAGCTACCTGCCATGCTCGATAGTGCTCTTGACGATGCAGGTCATGAAAAAAGTGTTGCTCGGGACATCCTGCACAACGATATTCTGGTGCTCGCCAATCGCTTTGCCCAAATCATGCAGAACGAATTTGTCGAAATCCGGCTCGAGTGTGTTACCACCAATGCCTGCAAGAAATTTCACACCGATTATGTCACAGCACGGCTGATCACCACCTATTTGGGGCAAGGCACACAATGGCTTGATAGCGAAGATACGGCCGATAGCGATTGCGGTGATCTCCATAATATCCAGCAGATGCAGGCGGGCGACGTCGCCCTGTTCAAAGGCCGCCTCTGGTCCCGGGACAAGGCTGGCATTCATCGCTCTCCACCGATTGAAGGCACTGGTGAGGAGCGGCTGTTGCTAGTTATCAACCCGGCAAGATTGAAGAATGCGATTTAG
- a CDS encoding GTP-binding protein: MTSDNGARLPVTVLSGFLGAGKTTLLNHILSNRDGKRVAVIVNDMSEVNIDADLVRGGEAALSRSEETLVEMTNGCICCTLRDDLLLEVRKLSEEGRFDYLVIESTGVSEPLPVAATFSFRDEDGQCLSDAARLDCMVTVVDAVNLLNDYSSHDFLADRGETAGEGDDRQLVSLLVEQIEFADVVIVNKASDVSAEQLTMVKKVVASLNADARIVEADHAKVELDEILDTGLFDDEKAEMHPLWAKELYDYGSHRPETEEYGVESFVYRARRPFNPSRFYDFLTQNGLDTVIRAKGHFWLATRPNFLGELAVAGSQTITARMGRWWAAVPKNLWPEDGSFEEFVLKHWDPTWGDRRQELVFIGIGMDEARIRRELDGCLVKEQIFVPDIWSILADPFPAWEAPQPALEPAE, encoded by the coding sequence ATGACTTCAGATAATGGCGCGCGCTTACCTGTGACTGTCCTTTCCGGTTTTTTGGGAGCCGGCAAAACAACTCTACTAAACCATATTCTGAGTAATCGTGACGGCAAGCGCGTGGCAGTGATCGTCAACGACATGTCAGAAGTGAATATCGATGCGGATCTGGTGCGCGGCGGAGAAGCAGCTCTATCGCGATCTGAAGAGACGCTGGTCGAAATGACCAATGGCTGCATCTGTTGCACGCTGCGGGACGATTTGCTGCTTGAGGTGCGCAAGCTGTCCGAGGAAGGCCGCTTCGACTATCTCGTCATTGAAAGCACGGGCGTGTCCGAACCCTTGCCGGTGGCGGCAACTTTTTCCTTTCGCGACGAAGACGGGCAATGCCTGAGTGATGCGGCCCGGCTTGATTGCATGGTCACCGTGGTCGATGCGGTTAATCTTCTGAACGACTATTCCAGTCATGACTTCCTTGCGGATCGAGGCGAAACCGCTGGCGAAGGTGATGACCGCCAGCTGGTAAGCCTATTGGTGGAACAGATTGAATTTGCCGATGTCGTTATCGTTAACAAGGCAAGCGATGTATCGGCTGAACAGCTCACCATGGTTAAAAAAGTTGTCGCCTCGCTCAACGCTGATGCCAGGATCGTTGAAGCAGATCATGCGAAAGTTGAACTCGACGAGATACTCGATACCGGCCTTTTCGATGATGAAAAGGCGGAAATGCACCCGTTATGGGCCAAGGAGCTATACGACTATGGTAGCCACCGACCGGAGACCGAAGAATATGGTGTCGAGAGTTTTGTCTACCGCGCCCGCCGCCCATTTAATCCCTCCCGTTTCTATGATTTTCTAACGCAAAATGGCCTCGATACTGTTATCCGCGCCAAAGGGCATTTCTGGCTCGCTACCCGCCCCAATTTTTTAGGCGAGCTTGCTGTAGCCGGTAGCCAGACCATTACCGCGCGCATGGGTCGCTGGTGGGCCGCCGTTCCGAAAAACCTGTGGCCGGAAGATGGTTCATTTGAAGAATTTGTCTTGAAACATTGGGATCCAACATGGGGCGACCGGAGGCAGGAACTTGTGTTCATTGGCATCGGCATGGACGAGGCGCGTATCCGCCGCGAACTGGACGGCTGTTTGGTGAAAGAACAGATATTCGTGCCTGATATATGGTCAATACTGGCCGATCCCTTCCCGGCATGGGAAGCGCCGCAACCTGCTCTGGAGCCTGCCGAATGA
- a CDS encoding Fur family transcriptional regulator produces MKRRKAFVVDEQVWKVLVNSTQPVGAYQIANMLPKVSATQVYRVLERLVSSGKARRIAAGNAFVVASSKTDAIVICRKCGEFELLECPEAIEGLERHCDGRSFQAKQIFLEMIGTCRDCRG; encoded by the coding sequence GTGAAACGCCGGAAAGCTTTTGTCGTTGATGAGCAGGTCTGGAAAGTTCTCGTCAACAGCACGCAGCCCGTCGGTGCCTATCAGATAGCAAATATGTTGCCCAAGGTTTCGGCAACCCAAGTCTATCGAGTCCTTGAACGCCTTGTTTCAAGCGGCAAAGCAAGGCGGATAGCCGCGGGTAATGCGTTCGTGGTAGCATCCTCTAAAACCGATGCCATCGTCATTTGCCGCAAATGTGGTGAATTTGAACTGCTGGAATGTCCCGAGGCCATCGAAGGATTAGAACGCCATTGCGACGGTCGAAGCTTCCAGGCCAAACAGATTTTTCTTGAAATGATCGGTACGTGTCGGGATTGCCGTGGGTGA
- a CDS encoding Dph6-related ATP pyrophosphatase, protein MPEPSYWDLHDAACERSDFTYEDPETGYVVFTRLGLLQRTRCCGAGCRHCPFDHDGVKLAARTRKIQQAAWLTDVHDDADGPVSLLFWSGGKDSFLAFRALQRDGHTNIVLLTTFDARSRMIAHQEFAIEVVVKQAAQLGVPLIGVPLHARADYVDQLAAALNLIPACERLCFGDLHLIHIREWREQAFVGHPRTAEMELVFPLWNADYDALLADLKTSGATSIVSAVAPDLPQISIGDVFDADLLAKLPDHVDPFGENGEFHTRIMLGPSSPKLD, encoded by the coding sequence TTGCCTGAGCCAAGCTATTGGGATTTGCACGATGCCGCTTGCGAACGCAGTGATTTCACCTATGAAGATCCCGAAACCGGATATGTCGTCTTCACGCGCCTTGGCCTCCTACAACGCACAAGGTGCTGCGGTGCCGGGTGTCGGCACTGCCCGTTCGACCATGACGGTGTGAAGTTGGCGGCGCGCACCCGCAAGATCCAGCAGGCGGCGTGGCTGACAGATGTGCATGATGATGCTGACGGCCCCGTGTCGCTACTTTTCTGGAGCGGCGGAAAAGACAGTTTTTTGGCGTTCCGCGCGCTGCAACGGGACGGACATACCAACATCGTGCTCCTCACCACTTTCGATGCGCGCAGTCGGATGATCGCGCATCAGGAGTTCGCAATTGAAGTTGTGGTTAAGCAGGCGGCGCAACTGGGTGTGCCGCTAATCGGCGTACCGCTTCATGCACGCGCGGACTATGTCGACCAGCTCGCTGCAGCGCTCAATCTGATCCCGGCTTGTGAACGGCTATGCTTCGGTGATCTTCATCTTATCCATATCCGCGAGTGGCGCGAGCAGGCCTTTGTCGGCCATCCGCGCACGGCGGAAATGGAACTGGTCTTTCCTTTGTGGAATGCGGATTATGATGCGCTGCTGGCAGATTTGAAAACGTCGGGAGCAACCAGCATCGTCAGCGCCGTCGCCCCCGATCTTCCGCAAATTTCCATCGGCGATGTTTTCGACGCTGACCTGCTTGCAAAGCTGCCGGACCATGTCGATCCGTTCGGCGAGAATGGCGAATTCCACACCCGAATCATGCTTGGGCCATCCTCGCCGAAATTGGACTAA
- a CDS encoding DUF3299 domain-containing protein, which translates to MKILHAIIFASALSLSAAPAPAAMQDGGKAPIKDVWKPAATPKGGVSWAVLEGTKEKTRKGKDGYIYSKPLFTPAVKSLAGKRIKVAGWMTPLDKGAKQKRFVLLAYPPGCPFHFHAMPNQFIEVLADIPFPTDERKVHVVSGVLELTGQDESGIFYRLKAASPS; encoded by the coding sequence ATGAAAATTCTGCACGCCATAATCTTCGCATCTGCATTGTCTCTAAGCGCCGCACCCGCGCCAGCAGCCATGCAAGATGGCGGAAAGGCACCGATAAAAGACGTTTGGAAACCCGCGGCAACCCCGAAAGGCGGCGTATCATGGGCTGTTCTGGAAGGCACGAAAGAGAAAACGCGTAAAGGCAAGGATGGCTACATCTATTCAAAGCCGCTTTTTACACCAGCTGTAAAATCGCTCGCTGGAAAACGTATCAAGGTGGCAGGGTGGATGACCCCATTGGATAAAGGCGCGAAGCAGAAGAGGTTCGTGTTGCTCGCCTATCCGCCGGGATGTCCTTTCCATTTTCACGCAATGCCGAACCAGTTTATCGAAGTGCTAGCTGACATTCCTTTTCCCACGGATGAGAGGAAGGTGCATGTTGTCAGCGGTGTACTTGAACTTACAGGCCAAGACGAAAGCGGAATTTTCTATCGCTTAAAAGCCGCGAGCCCGTCATAG
- a CDS encoding DUF6580 family putative transport protein, which produces MNQPAKNGLLAASLALAGVLSHALPHPMGVSTVGAIGMVAAAYLPRRLMLVPVFVTVLLVDAMNGFYSALAMSFVYTGHLFAAVAARPALRRIGFTPVAFAAVASAVVFYLISNITPMAMGFYPNTVEGWIACYVAGLPFLLKGALANAIYGGAAFGIIALTGVFDADRFAAAKRH; this is translated from the coding sequence ATGAACCAACCTGCTAAAAACGGCCTTCTGGCCGCTTCGCTTGCGCTCGCGGGCGTTCTCTCCCATGCCTTGCCGCATCCGATGGGCGTATCGACCGTCGGCGCGATTGGAATGGTCGCTGCGGCTTATCTGCCGCGCAGGCTTATGCTGGTACCGGTATTTGTAACGGTGCTGCTTGTCGATGCGATGAATGGGTTTTACAGCGCGCTCGCGATGAGCTTCGTTTATACCGGGCACTTATTTGCGGCGGTCGCAGCGCGACCGGCATTGCGTAGGATCGGTTTTACTCCAGTAGCTTTCGCGGCGGTTGCGAGCGCGGTGGTATTCTATCTCATTTCCAACATTACACCGATGGCAATGGGTTTCTATCCTAACACAGTTGAGGGATGGATCGCCTGTTATGTCGCCGGGCTGCCCTTTCTACTGAAAGGTGCCCTCGCCAATGCGATATATGGCGGTGCAGCATTCGGAATCATCGCTTTGACGGGAGTATTCGATGCGGATCGTTTCGCTGCTGCCAAGCGCCACTGA
- a CDS encoding ABC transporter substrate-binding protein gives MRIVSLLPSATDIVVALGAGGDLVGVSHSCSGEWDHLPKLTSTWIDTKASAAQIDRQVSTATRPLYQLDIAMLERLAPDVVISQSLCDVCAVPSGDVREAVLSLLNAPILVDLAPSRLADVPVCFGQVGEAIGRKRAATELRAKWDATLAEYDGRHAGTGLRVAFLDWLDPPFIAGHWIPDMLKTLGMTCLLGKSGEPSFKVGWDEVARTAPDIVIAACCGLDEAAAKAAAVPLDCPVLFLDGHMHFSRPSPALLPSIVMLSDAVSEFMELA, from the coding sequence ATGCGGATCGTTTCGCTGCTGCCAAGCGCCACTGATATAGTTGTCGCGCTGGGTGCAGGCGGCGATCTGGTCGGAGTAAGTCATAGCTGTTCGGGCGAATGGGATCATTTGCCCAAACTGACCAGCACCTGGATCGACACGAAAGCCTCTGCCGCGCAGATCGACCGACAGGTCAGCACGGCGACACGGCCGCTATATCAGCTCGATATCGCGATGCTGGAACGGCTCGCGCCCGATGTGGTGATCAGCCAATCGCTATGCGATGTCTGCGCAGTGCCTTCGGGCGACGTGCGCGAGGCGGTTCTTTCGCTTTTGAACGCGCCGATCCTGGTCGATCTCGCCCCCAGCCGCCTGGCTGATGTGCCGGTCTGTTTTGGCCAGGTGGGGGAAGCCATCGGGCGAAAGCGAGCCGCTACCGAGCTTCGCGCAAAATGGGATGCGACTCTGGCCGAATATGACGGCCGCCATGCGGGAACTGGTCTTCGTGTGGCATTTCTCGATTGGCTCGACCCACCCTTTATTGCCGGGCATTGGATACCGGATATGCTCAAGACGCTGGGTATGACCTGCCTGCTGGGTAAGAGCGGCGAGCCCTCCTTTAAAGTCGGTTGGGACGAGGTTGCGAGAACCGCACCCGATATTGTCATTGCCGCCTGCTGCGGGTTGGACGAAGCAGCGGCCAAGGCAGCCGCAGTGCCGCTCGACTGTCCGGTACTTTTCCTCGATGGCCACATGCATTTCAGCCGCCCTAGCCCAGCCCTCCTTCCCAGCATCGTCATGCTGTCGGACGCAGTGTCGGAGTTCATGGAACTTGCCTGA